The Macaca nemestrina isolate mMacNem1 chromosome 12, mMacNem.hap1, whole genome shotgun sequence genome contains a region encoding:
- the LOC105468791 gene encoding acetylgalactosaminyl-O-glycosyl-glycoprotein beta-1,3-N-acetylglucosaminyltransferase, with the protein MAFPCRRSLTPKTLACLLVGVSFLALQQWFLQAPRSPREERSLLEERSQQEETPEGPTDAPLALTPGPPCVANASANATANFEQLPARIQDFLRYRHCRHFPLLWDAPAKCASRRGVFLLLAVKSAPAHYERRELIRRTWGQERSYGEWPVRRLFLLGTPGPEDEARAERLAELVALEAREHGDVLQWSFADTFLNLTLKHLHLLDWLAARCPHARFLLSGDDDVFVHTANVVRFLQAQPPGRHLFTGQLMEGSVPIRDSWSKYFVPPQLFPGSAYPVYCSGGGFLLSSLTARALRAAALHTPLLPIDDAYMGMCLERAGLAPSGHEGIRPYGVQLPGAQQSSFDPCMYRELLLVHRFAPYEMLLMWKALHSPTLSCDRGHRVS; encoded by the coding sequence ATGGCTTTTCCCTGCCGCAGGTCCCTGACTCCCAAGACTCTGGCCTGCCTCCTGGTGGGCGTGAGTTTCTTGGCACTGCAGCAGTGGTTCCTGCAGGCTCCAAGGTCCCCGCGGGAGGAGAGGTCCCTGCTGGAGGAGAGGTCCCAGCAGGAGGAGACGCCAGAGGGTCCCACCGACGCTCCCTTGGCGCTCACCCCCGGGCCCCCGTGCGTGGCCAATGCCTCGGCGAACGCCACGGCCAACTTCGAGCAGCTGCCCGCGCGCATCCAGGACTTCCTGCGGTACCGCCACTGTCGCCACTTCCCGCTGCTTTGGGACGCACCGGCCAAGTGCGCCAGCCGCCGCGGTGTCTTTCTGCTACTGGCCGTGAAGTCGGCGCCTGCGCACTACGAGCGACGCGAGCTCATCCGGCGCACTTGGGGGCAGGAGCGCAGCTATGGCGAGTGGCCAGTGCGCCGCCTCTTCCTACTGGGCACCCCCGGTCCCGAGGACGAGGCGCGCGCCGAGCGGCTGGCGGAGCTGGTGGCGCTGGAGGCGCGCGAGCACGGCGACGTGCTGCAGTGGTCCTTCGCGGACACCTTCCTCAACCTCACGCTCAAGCACCTGCACCTGCTCGACTGGCTGGCTGCGCGCTGTCCGCACGCGCGCTTCCTGCTCAGTGGCGACGACGACGTGTTCGTGCACACCGCCAACGTAGTCCGCTTCCTGCAGGCGCAGCCACCGGGCCGCCACTTGTTCACCGGCCAGCTCATGGAGGGCTCCGTGCCCATCCGCGACAGCTGGAGCAAGTACTTCGTGCCCCCGCAGCTCTTCCCCGGGTCCGCTTACCCGGTATACTGCAGCGGCGGCGGCTTCCTCCTGTCCAGCCTCACGGCCCGGGCCCTGCGCGCGGCCGCCCTCCACACCCCGCTCTTGCCCATCGACGACGCCTACATGGGCATGTGTCTGGAGCGCGCCggcctggcgcccagcggccacgaGGGCATCCGGCCCTACGGCGTGCAGCTGCCTGGCGCGCAGCAGTCCTCCTTCGACCCCTGCATGTACCGCGAGCTGCTGCTGGTACACCGCTTCGCGCCCTATGAGATGCTGCTCATGTGGAAGGCGCTGCACAGCCCCACGCTCAGCTGTGACCGGGGACACCGGGTCTCCTGA